One stretch of Spiroplasma mirum ATCC 29335 DNA includes these proteins:
- the xseB gene encoding exodeoxyribonuclease VII small subunit codes for MEPKKSFEDILTELKNIVNELEKNELSIDQAINAFEAGIQLTKQAEIKLQDIKDKVTKIVNDNKTTDFKVDNE; via the coding sequence ATGGAACCTAAAAAATCATTTGAAGACATTTTAACTGAATTAAAAAATATAGTTAATGAATTAGAAAAAAATGAATTATCAATCGACCAGGCAATTAATGCCTTTGAAGCGGGAATTCAGTTAACAAAACAAGCAGAAATCAAATTACAAGATATCAAAGATAAGGTGACTAAAATTGTTAATGATAATAAAACAACAGATTTTAAAGTTGACAACGAATAA